From a single Apium graveolens cultivar Ventura chromosome 2, ASM990537v1, whole genome shotgun sequence genomic region:
- the LOC141707851 gene encoding putative aquaporin SIP2-1, producing MGSKIKLLTSDMIMSLMWVCSSVVVKTLVFDVLGFGSDAKGEVVKCGISLLNMFLFAWLGNITGGGAYNPLTVLSPVFSGDFGIFLFTVGARIPAQVIGSIAGVRLMLDAYPGIGRGPQLNVEIHQGALTEGFLTFAIVFISLGLTVKLPGSFFMKTWISSVSKLTLHILGSDLTGGCMNPAAVMGWAYARGDHITKEHIFVYWLAPIEATLLAVWTFSLIFRSQKEEKAKVKAGKSD from the exons ATGGGCAGTAAAATAAAGTTGTTAACATCAGACATGATCATGTCCTTGATGTGGGTTTGTTCAAGTGTTGTTGTTAAGACATTGGTTTTTGATGTCTTGGGATTTGGTTCAGATGCTAAAGGTGAAGTTGTTAAATGTGGGATTTCTCTTCTCAACATGTTTTTATTTGCTTGGTTGGGTAATATTACTGGAGGCGGGGCCTACAATCCTCTTACTGTCTTGTCACCTGTGTTTTCGGGTGATTTTGGCATTTTTCTGTTCACTGTTGGTGCAAGAATTCCTGCTCAG GTCATTGGATCAATCGCTGGTGTTAGGCTAATGCTGGATGCATATCCTGGAATAGGACGGGGTCCTCAACTGAACGTAGAAATTCATCAAGGAGCATTGACTGAAGGATTTTTGACATTTGCAATTGTGTTCATATCACTTGGGCTAACTGTAAAACTTCCTGGAAGTTTCTTTATGAAAACGTGGATCTCTAGTGTCTCCAAGCTCACTCTTCACATACTTGGTTCTGATCTGACGGGTGGATGCATGAATCCTGCTGCG GTAATGGGATGGGCTTATGCTCGTGGTGACCATATAACGAAAGAGCATATATTTGTCTATTGGCTTGCCCCTATAGAAGCAACTCTTTTGGCAGTATGGACATTTAGTTTGATATTCCGGTCCCAGAAAGAAGAGAAGGCAAAAGTGAAGGCTGGAAAATCTGACTGA